The DNA segment ATTTCTTCACCAACAATATCATGAGGAGCTACAGTATCAAAACTAGTCATATCTTTGACCTCATCATCATTTTCACAAGAGTATACAAATACATGCCTATAGCTTACACCAGAATAAAATTTACCTTTAAATCCAGGATATTTTTCATTAAAATATTTATTTAAATCATTAAGTAAAATAGCTGCTTCTTCAGATGTAATATGATTTGCATTAAAATCATCTAAACATCCATCTTTTTCTGTAATGGTATTACATCTAAATATTACATCATTACTATCAGTATCAATACCCATGTTTCCTGCTTCAAGAGGACCTCTACCAGTATAATATTTATCTGGATTAAAACCAAATATACTCATATTTGCAACATCAGATCCTGGTGCATATTTTTCAAATACATTATTTGTAAGACCACATTTTCCCTCTTTAGCTAATCTATCCATGTTTGGAATATTAGCATATTCAAGAGGAGTTTTACCATCTAATTCATCAAGAGGATAATCACACATTCCATCCCCAATAATTATAACATATTTCATAAAAAATTAACTCCAATAAAAATTAATATGTATTTTAATACAATTTAAAAAATAGATAAATTAAAAAATCAATATAAAAAAATAAATATAAATAAACTTAAAAAAAAGTTTATTTAATATTTTTCACGAATTACATGAATTAAATCAGTTAACATTGCTGCAGCAGTTTCAACTGAACCTGCACCAATACCCATAACTGTAACATCACCAGATAAATCTGTTTTAAGATTAGCCATATTTAAGGTTCCATTAATATCATATACACTACCTTTTCTTACAAGTCTTGGTGAAACCTCAAGATTATTTGGTGAAATTTCAGCAATTAATTTAATTAAATAACCTTCTTTTCCTGCAAGTGAAATAGCTTCAGAAGTTATTTCTGAAATACCTTTAACTTTAACATCATTATATGTTGCAGGAATTCCAAGTAAAGCATTTGCTAAAATTACAGTTTTACATGCAGCATCAATACCCATTACATCTTGTGTAGGGTCAGTTTCAGCAATTCCTAGTTGTTGTGATTCTTTTAAAGTATCTTCATAAGAAGTTCCCTCAGAAGTCATTCTTGAGAGAATATAATTTGTTGTACCATTTAAAATACCTACAATTGATTTAATTTCATTTGCAGGAAGTGTTTCCTGAGCAAGATTAATAATAGGCATTGTTCCACCTACACTTGCTTCAAATTTAAATAATACATTATTTTCTTTAGCAGAATCCATTAATTCTTTAAAATTTAATGCAAGATGACCTTTATTAGATGTTACAACATCTTTACCCATATTAAATGCTTTTAATGTTAAACTTCTTGCTGGTTCTGCATCTTTAATATTAGTTGGTGTTGCTTCCATAAGAACATCAAAGTCACATGCATCAAGAACATCTAAACCTGATATATTACTACCATATTCTGGATAATTACCAACTTTTCCAGTTTCTTTTTTAATATCAATTAATTTCTTCTCATCAAGACCATCTTCACATATTGCTGATGTTGATGAATCTGCTACAGATACAATTTTTAAATTAACATCATAATCTTTTTTAATTGATTCTCTTTTTAATGAGACTACTTTAGCTAAACCTTGACCAACAGCTCCAAATCCCATTATACATAATTTTAAATCTTTCATTTTAAAACCCCTTAAATCTCATTAATAACTAAAAGGTCTTTGGAAGCGGCGATTTCATTAATTTTATTTAGTACTTGATCTTTTAATCCTAAAGCCATTTCTACAGTTATTAATCCAGATGATTTTTCTTCATTGTTAAATTTTACTTCCATAGTAGTTACAGTTACATTATCCATTGCATTTAATTGATCTACCGTATCTCTTACATCAGTATCAATAACATGTCCAATAAGAATAGTACTAAGTTTAACAGTTTTTAAAGAACCATTAACTTTAAGTATTCTAATTCCCATTTCTTCAATTGACTCAATGATTTTTTCAAGATTATCTCTTTCTCCTTCTACAGTTATTTGTACAGGAATTTTTCCATTTTCATTTTTATAATCCCTTTGATGAATAACTGTAACAAGATTAGCACCTAACTCTTTGAATGGTAAGAGTGAAGAAACTAATTGTCCAGGAGTATCTGAAAGTTCAAGTACTAAATCCATCCTCATACTATCACCTTAATTAGTCCAGTCAGCTTTTTTAACTACTAAATTTCCTTTTTTATCTATTTTTGCATTTCTTCTAATTTTAGAAGCATCCATTTTAATACATTCATCTTTACGAGTTAAATTTAAATTATCAGTAATATAAATTGTTTCATCAAGATCTGGAATAGTATCTAATGTTTTTGAAAATTTTTCAAGAATTTTTTCAGCATCTTCTTTAATTTCCATAATAAATCTCCTTTAAACTTGAATAATTATAAATTAAAATAATATAATAATTATATATTAATTTTTTTATATTAATAAACTTATAGTTTTATTTAAGAATTAAAGCTAGTTAATAAAAGATTATTCTTAATTTTTAATTAAAACTTTAAAAGTTTTTAACTAATTTTATAAAAATAAGAAAAAATTAAACTTAATACCTGAAACCATTAAAATTGAAAATGTAATTTTATCCTAATTAAAGAATAAATAAATTTAAAAAAATTAAATTTTATATTAAATAACTTTT comes from the Methanobrevibacter wolinii SH genome and includes:
- a CDS encoding homoserine dehydrogenase, translated to MKDLKLCIMGFGAVGQGLAKVVSLKRESIKKDYDVNLKIVSVADSSTSAICEDGLDEKKLIDIKKETGKVGNYPEYGSNISGLDVLDACDFDVLMEATPTNIKDAEPARSLTLKAFNMGKDVVTSNKGHLALNFKELMDSAKENNVLFKFEASVGGTMPIINLAQETLPANEIKSIVGILNGTTNYILSRMTSEGTSYEDTLKESQQLGIAETDPTQDVMGIDAACKTVILANALLGIPATYNDVKVKGISEITSEAISLAGKEGYLIKLIAEISPNNLEVSPRLVRKGSVYDINGTLNMANLKTDLSGDVTVMGIGAGSVETAAAMLTDLIHVIREKY
- a CDS encoding amino acid-binding protein, with the translated sequence MRMDLVLELSDTPGQLVSSLLPFKELGANLVTVIHQRDYKNENGKIPVQITVEGERDNLEKIIESIEEMGIRILKVNGSLKTVKLSTILIGHVIDTDVRDTVDQLNAMDNVTVTTMEVKFNNEEKSSGLITVEMALGLKDQVLNKINEIAASKDLLVINEI
- the gatC gene encoding Asp-tRNA(Asn) amidotransferase subunit GatC, which gives rise to MEIKEDAEKILEKFSKTLDTIPDLDETIYITDNLNLTRKDECIKMDASKIRRNAKIDKKGNLVVKKADWTN